Within Planctomycetia bacterium, the genomic segment TTTCCGAGGACGGCGAATCATCGGCGATCGTCGAAGACGAGCCCACTCGGAAAGGACGAGACACCGCACGCTTGCGAAGCACCATCATTCTGGCCGCCGTGTCGGTGGTCATGGTCGGCGCGGCGTGCTACGCGTACTATTCCGCGGAAACGATTGAGCGCTGGTTGGGCGGCTTGTTTGGACCGCCTCGCGTGGAAATGAAAGAGGCGTACGCCGATGCCCCAGCGGGGCCGTCATTCGATCAGTCGGCGTTCGACACGTTGCTTCATCAGCGCGTGGATGCGGATGGTTGGGTCGATTACGACGGTCTGAAAACAGACGAAGCCAAGCTGGACGAATACCTCGACGCGGTTGCCGCCGCGCCCTTCGACGCGATGGGACGCAACGACAAGCTCGTCTTGCTGATTAACGCCTACAATGCCTTCACGCTGAAGCTGATCGTCGAACATTTGCCGATCGAGTCCATCATGGACATTCCCGCCTCCGACCGCTGGGACGCGGTCCGCTGGAACGTCGGCGGGCATGTGTGGAGCCTGAACCAGATCGAACACGAGCAGATTCGGCCGAAGTTTATCGAACCGCGCGTGCATTTTGCCTTGGTTTGTGCCGCCGTCGGTTGCCCGCCGCTGCGCAACGAAGCCTATATTCCGTCTCGACTGAGCCAGCAACTGAACGAGCAGTCCGAGTACGTTCATCATCAAGCGACATGGTTTCAGTTCGACGCGCAATCCAATCTGCTCCACCTCACGAAACTCTACGACTGGTATGGCGACGACTTCGCACAGGTCGCCGGCAGAGCGGCGACTTTCGCCGCACGTTACTCGCCGGAACTGCAACAAGCTCTCGAACGCGGCTCGTCGCCGACGGTTGAATGGCTGCCGTACGACTGGAAATTGAACAGCCTGAAACACAAACAGGCTCGTTGACCATAAAAATGAGGACTCGATGATTCATCAAGAGCGCACGATTCTCGCGGATCAGCCGATAATCGAGGGGGTTCCGCAAACCAGTCCGGCGGACGAGTTCAATCAGGAGCTGGTTCGCAATGTTCATCCCTTGGACTGGGTGAACTCGAAACCGGACGGGCGATACAATCTGGTCGTGATTGGAGCGGGAACGGCCGGCCTGGTGACGGCAGCCGGAGCCGCCGGCTTGGGGGCCAAAGTGGCGTTGATCGAACGCAGCCTGATGGGCGGCGACTGCTTGAATGTCGGCTGCGTGCCTTCCAAGGGTGTCATCAGCGCGGCCCGCATCGCAGCCACCGTGCGCCATGCGCGTGAGTTTGGTGTGGACGTTCCGGAAGGTGTCACAGTCAACTTCGCTGCGGCAATGGAACGTATGCGACGGCTGCGCGCCCGCATCAGTCCCAATGATTCCGCCCAGCGGTTCCGCGACCTCGGGGTGGATGTCTATTTTGGGCAGGCAAAGTTCGTGGATTCAAACACGGTCGATGTGGACGGCACGAAGCTCAACTTCAAGCGTGCCGTGATCGCAACCGGCGCGCGGGCCGCAGCCCCGCCGGTACCTGGCTTGAACTCTGTGGACTATCTGACGAACGAAACATTGTTCTCGCTGACTGAGCTTCCCCGACGACTTGGCGTGATTGGCGCTGGACCGATCGGTTGCGAGATGGCTCAAGCGTTCGCTCAGTTTGGCTCTGAGGTGTTCCTGGTCGAGGCGGAACACGGCATTCTGCCACGCGAGGACCGTGATGCGGCCGAAATTGTGCAACAGGCCATGTCGCGCGATGGCGTGAAGCTACTGTGCTGTGGCAAGAACCTGGCGATCAAGAACGATGGTGGAATCCGGCTCACGGTCGATTCGCACGGCACTGGATATGACGAACCGATCGACAAACTGTTGGTTTCGGTCGGCCGAGCACCCAACATCGAGGATCTGAATCTGCAAGCGGTTGGCGTGGAGCACGCCAAAAAGGGAGTGACCGTGAATGAACGCATGCAGACGACAAACCCCATGATTTACGCAGCGGGGGATGTCTGTTCGCCGTATCAGTTCACGCACACCGCCGACTTCATGGCTCGCATCGTGATTCAGAACTCGCTCTTCTGGGGCCGAAAGAAATCATCGTCGCTGGTGATTCCCTGGTGTACTTACACGACGCCTGAGATCGCCCACGTGGGGCTTTACGAAAGCCAAGCCAAAGAAAAGGGGATCGAAGTCGAGACGTTCATCCAAGAGTTCCACGAGGTCGACCGGGCAGTTCTGGATGGGGAAGACAACGGGTTTGTTAAAGTTCACGTCAAGAAAGGGACCGACAGGATCCTGGGCGCGACAATTGTCGCGCGCCATGCGGGAGACTTGATCTCCGAGATTACGCTGGCGATGACGCACGGCCTGGGACTGAAGAAGATCGGCAGCACGATTCATCCGTATCCGACTCAAGCCGAGGCGATCCGCAAGCTCGGCGACCAGTTTAACCGCGCGCGGCTGACACCGTTTGTTAAATCGCTATTCAAGAAATGGCTAACGTGGACGCGTTGAATCCCGATGCGACTTCCGCCCACTGCGGCGAAACAACTACTGTGGGGACCCGAAGTATCGTGGTGGTCAGCGGAGCGGCGGTTGGTCACTCCTATGTGTCCCGTTCCTACCGCCCAGCGAGGAACCACTCGACTTTGTGGCCCCTGAGACCGCGAGCCCATGATTCGCCAATTACGAGGCATGAGATTTGCGTTAGGGCGGGCCTTTGCGAGTAGCTGGATTCTCGCGGGTTGTTACTGCTGCCGATTCACGGATCAGGCCGGGGCTCAAGGAGAATCAAGCCGGCTTAACTTCAGACCGAGGAGCGCGGAAATGAATAGCAATCAGCGACTGCCAGGCTGGCTCGTCGGCGCAATCTTGGGAATTTCGTTTACCACCCTGCTCGTATTAGAGAGGCACTGGCCGCTACGAAAAAGTGTGGAATCCAAGGTCCGCCGAAGCGCACGAAATCTGGCCCTCGCGGCACTCGGTGGAGCGCTGATTCAGGTCACCGAAATGCCGGTCACAATCCCGCTCAGTACCTGGGTCGAATCTCGCAAGTGTGGCGTTATGAAGTATTTGTCACTTCCGCTCTGGATGGAAGTGGGACTGGCCGTTGTGTTGCTCGATTACACCCTGTACTTGTGGCATATTCTGCTTCACAAAGTACCGTTTCTGTGGCGCTGCCACCAGCCACATCATGTGGATTTGGATCTCGACGCCTCTACGGCCATTCGCTTTCACTTCTCAGAGCTCATCGCTTCCGTCCCCTGGCGCGTGGGTCAGATTCTACTGATTGGCGTCTCGCCTCTGGCTCTTTCCGTTTGGCAAACAGCCACACTCCTGGAAGTAATGTTCCAGCACTCCAACGTGCGCCTCCCCCTGGGAATTGAGCGCTGGCTTTGCTTCGTGATTGTGACGCCGCGGATGCATGGAATTCATCATTCAATTATTTCGGATGAACAGAATTCTAACTTGTCCAGCGGGCTGACACTGTGGGACTGGCTGCATGGAACATTGCGGCTCAATGTGCCCCAGGATGATATCACCATTGGCGTGCCTGCCTACCAGAATCCAAATGATGTGACGCTGCCGCAGGTACTTGCCATGCCGTTCGCCAGCCAACGCACCGAGCAACATTTGCTTGATGGTCGCGCCTCCATACGACTGCCGACAGACGTTTCTAGGGAGCGTCTTCTTAGGTAACGGCGTGAGTAATACGTGCCCTTCAAAAGGATCATCAATGTTTGGACTGGGAAAGCCGACGCCTGTCGCGGAGCATGAGGCCGACGGGGAAGTCGAACGCGTCTACCATGAAATCAAGCAGGTGCTCCGTGTGACGGGCGTCAATTTGAACTTTCGCGATTGGGCCGGTTACAAGAAGTTCTTTCCTGTAATGTGGGACGCTCTTCGTCCAAACGCAGAGACCCGCGACTTCGAGACGGCCGCTGACTGCTTACGCATCGAAGCTGCCAACGCGGCCCATGCCCTCGGCCCTCTCCAAGGTGCGAACGCGATTCGACTCGGAGAAAGCCAGGCATTTCAGATCCGCGCCGCTTTGAGGCTTTATCGATACATCAATCCGAAGCTACTGGTATTTACTTCTGCAGTTCGCTTGGCGCTTGCCGGCGAGTCGACCGGGTCGGGGGACGCAAAGCGCCCCGTGAAACTCGTCGAACTGGGTGCGCCGCATCAGATGTATGCCCTGGAGATGGAATCGGAGAAGCCGCACGAGGATAATCTCAATAAGCTGTATACCGACATCAAGCGGACGCTTTCCCTGAAATCGATCAACAGCGATTATCGAACGCTGGCGCTTTGGCCCAACTATCTTGCGGGTGCCTGGCACAAGCTGAAACCTGTTATCCAGCAGGACCATTACGCTCAGGCGAGTATCCAACTGCTCGAGCTGGCGCGCGCTGCGGCGCGTGCGCTTCCGCTTTCAATCTCGCTGAGCAGAGATCGCATCCAGGAATTAGGTGAGGACACGGACGAGATAGTCACAATGACCGACCATTTTGAAAGCTTGCTGCCAAACCTCATTTTAAACATTGCATTACTGGAGCACGACTTCCAAGCCGGCGAAGACCTTGCGAGCTCTCCATTCCCCGCTCCCGACCGCCATGTTCACAAAGGTGGTGCCGTATGAATTGGCGCGACTTCCAGCAACTGCAACGGGTCGTGGAACTGCACGAGCATTTCTTAAGCTATGTAGATCATGGAAATGGCAAACCGGTCGTGCTCGTGCATGGTATTCCCACCTGGGGATACCTGTGGCACGGCGTGTCGCCAGTTCTTGCGGAAACGCATCGAGTTCTCATCCCGGACATGCTCGGTTTCGGCTACTCCGACAAGCGCGATTCATTCGATAGATCAATTTCGCGTCAAGCTGAGGTGATTGATGCCTGGATGGGTAAGCTCGGAATTGAGACGGCTGCGATTGTCGGCCATGACATCGGAGGCGGAGTGGCGTTACGTTTGGCCACGCTATTCCCAAACCGGGTCGACCGGCTTTGCGTGTTGAATACCGTCTGTTACGACTCTTGGCCCATTGAACTCATGTTGCAATTCGGCCATCCAGATGCGAATCGCAAGCTCTCCGCTTCCGCCGCTCTTAGTTTGCTGCGCGCTGCGCTTAAGCAGGGCTTTGCGCGGTCGCCACAGGAGGACGTGCTCGATGGCCTGCTTGCCCCCTATCGGACGGAGGTTGGAAAGCTGTCGCTGATCCGCAATGCCGCAGCACTCAACACCAACTTAACGACAGAAATTAGCGATCAGCTACTTCTCCTCGATTTGCCGACTCTCGTGCTTTGGGGCGAGGACGACACGTTTCAGGCTGTAAAGTATGGGCAACGATTAGCCAGGGACATCCCTCGTTCGCAGTTTGTTCGCATTAACGATGCACGTCATTTCGTCATGTTCGACCAACCCGATCAAGTTGTTGCACAGCTCGTGTCTTTTCTTGGAAGCGATCTGCCATGAAGCCGAATGACGATAACGGTAGGTTGCCTCCTTCCGAGCGCCCCTTCCGAGTATTGATACTTTCAGGGTCGGATCGGCGGCAGTACAACTGCCCTGGCGTTGATTCAAAATCGCGAATGCTGATGCTGCGCATGGCCGATGGTCTGCCGCCGGACTGGGAGATCGACCTGGAAGATCTGGGCAATGTCTACGGGCGCGCCCGAATCCAGAGTTGCAACGCCTGCGTCTCTACGTCGATAGCTCTGTGCTGCTGGCCCTGCAACTGCTACGAGTCGAACCATAAGGACGAACCCGACTTGATGTGGGATTTAGATCTGTACGCGCGGCTCGATCTCGCGGATGCTTGGGCGATCATCGGTCCGGTCAACTGGTACGCACCCACCAGCAATCTGAAACTCATGTTTGATCGCTTGGTGTGCATGAACGGCGGAAATCCTCAAGAGGATCTGATCGATCACAAAGATCCAGAAAAAGCTCGCGAATTAGAACATTCTCCCGAGTGGCACGAGTTGAGCCTCAATCATTTAGAGGGACGTACCGCGGCGTTTTTCTGCTATGGCGATGGTGGAGGCGACGAGCTGGAATCAACAGGACGGCCTAAGATCCTACGCCATCCAGAATACTTCGATCCAGACGAAGAACCGTTTGAGGATATGCGCCACGCTTATGCTCCGCTTGTGTGGCAATGCCGCTACGGCGGCGTCGAGGTGCCGGAAAACCTTTGGCACTACGAGGAATTTGGCCGTGGCAAGAAATACAGCGACAATCAGGCGGAACATCTGGCGGCCGAAGACCGGGTGCTGGCGGAATTCGATGGCTGGGTGTCGCGTTTCACCCTCTTTGTGCGGAATAAGGACAAGGTTGAGCCAGGGCGTTACCGAGCCTACGGATACCAGGCGCCAGGCCATCGCTGGGCCGACCTAAAGCTGAAATGGCGTGAACTGCGAATGCGTGCAGGTTTTCCGCCGAGCGGATCGTCCCCTGCGAAGCAACAGGAGTTAGGCCTCAATCGAGACGTAACATTGCGCCCTGAACTTGGCGAGGGAGAGAAGCTACGGGAGTAATTCGCAAGAGATTGATTGCGATCATGAGCGGCGGTGGGTAGGGAATTCGGCGAATGTGCCCCGTTTCACAGACGGAAGTCCGAAACGGCCGTAAGGTGCGGCCTACTGAAAGGCGAGTGCAGTCCACGTTCGATTAGAAAAGGACGACGAGATGCCCCAGCGCGAAGTCACGGAGACAACGGCCCCTGAGGAAGCTGTTTATCAGCGATATTCCGCCGCAGCCCAGCAGCGCGAAGAATCACTTTGCTGCCCGATTGAATACGCCGCGGACTTTCTGTCGGTGGTTCCCCAGGAGATCGTGGAACGCGATTACGGTTGTGGCGACCCGACTCCCTTCGCGAACGAGGGAGAGACGGTTCTCGACCTTGGTTCGGGGGGCGGCAAGTTGTGTTACATCCTCGCTCAGGTGGTCGGTAAACGCGGGAGGGTGATCGGTGTTGATTGCAATCGCGAAATGCTCGGATTGGCGCGCAAGTACCAGCAGCAGGTGGCGGATCGGTTGGGGTTCAGCAACGTCGATTTCCGCTATGGACTGATTCAGGATCTACAACTCGACCTCGATCTGCTGGGGCGCGACCTTGAGCAGCACCCCGTGCATGACCCGGCGAGCTGGCTCGTGCTGCGGAATCTGGAAGATCGGCTCCGTCGCGAGCAGCCGATGATTCCCAACGATTCGATGGACTGTGTGGTTTCCAACTGCGTGCTGAATCTGGTTCGGCAACAGGACCGCCGGCAATTGTTCGCGGAGATCTTTCGCGTCTTGAAGCGGGGCGGCCGAGCGGCGATCAGCGACATCGTGTCGGATGAAGATGTTCCCGAAACGATGCAGCGCGAGCCGGAGCTTTGGTCCGGGTGCATCTCAGGTGCGTTCCGCGAGGACAAGTTCCTGGCAGCATTTGAAGAAGCCGGCTTTCACGGTATCGAGATTGTCAAGCGGCAACGCGACCCCTGGCGCACGGTGGA encodes:
- a CDS encoding mercuric reductase; protein product: MIHQERTILADQPIIEGVPQTSPADEFNQELVRNVHPLDWVNSKPDGRYNLVVIGAGTAGLVTAAGAAGLGAKVALIERSLMGGDCLNVGCVPSKGVISAARIAATVRHAREFGVDVPEGVTVNFAAAMERMRRLRARISPNDSAQRFRDLGVDVYFGQAKFVDSNTVDVDGTKLNFKRAVIATGARAAAPPVPGLNSVDYLTNETLFSLTELPRRLGVIGAGPIGCEMAQAFAQFGSEVFLVEAEHGILPREDRDAAEIVQQAMSRDGVKLLCCGKNLAIKNDGGIRLTVDSHGTGYDEPIDKLLVSVGRAPNIEDLNLQAVGVEHAKKGVTVNERMQTTNPMIYAAGDVCSPYQFTHTADFMARIVIQNSLFWGRKKSSSLVIPWCTYTTPEIAHVGLYESQAKEKGIEVETFIQEFHEVDRAVLDGEDNGFVKVHVKKGTDRILGATIVARHAGDLISEITLAMTHGLGLKKIGSTIHPYPTQAEAIRKLGDQFNRARLTPFVKSLFKKWLTWTR
- a CDS encoding sterol desaturase family protein — encoded protein: MNSNQRLPGWLVGAILGISFTTLLVLERHWPLRKSVESKVRRSARNLALAALGGALIQVTEMPVTIPLSTWVESRKCGVMKYLSLPLWMEVGLAVVLLDYTLYLWHILLHKVPFLWRCHQPHHVDLDLDASTAIRFHFSELIASVPWRVGQILLIGVSPLALSVWQTATLLEVMFQHSNVRLPLGIERWLCFVIVTPRMHGIHHSIISDEQNSNLSSGLTLWDWLHGTLRLNVPQDDITIGVPAYQNPNDVTLPQVLAMPFASQRTEQHLLDGRASIRLPTDVSRERLLR
- a CDS encoding alpha/beta hydrolase, with translation MNWRDFQQLQRVVELHEHFLSYVDHGNGKPVVLVHGIPTWGYLWHGVSPVLAETHRVLIPDMLGFGYSDKRDSFDRSISRQAEVIDAWMGKLGIETAAIVGHDIGGGVALRLATLFPNRVDRLCVLNTVCYDSWPIELMLQFGHPDANRKLSASAALSLLRAALKQGFARSPQEDVLDGLLAPYRTEVGKLSLIRNAAALNTNLTTEISDQLLLLDLPTLVLWGEDDTFQAVKYGQRLARDIPRSQFVRINDARHFVMFDQPDQVVAQLVSFLGSDLP
- a CDS encoding halocarboxylic acid dehydrogenase DehI family protein; translation: MFGLGKPTPVAEHEADGEVERVYHEIKQVLRVTGVNLNFRDWAGYKKFFPVMWDALRPNAETRDFETAADCLRIEAANAAHALGPLQGANAIRLGESQAFQIRAALRLYRYINPKLLVFTSAVRLALAGESTGSGDAKRPVKLVELGAPHQMYALEMESEKPHEDNLNKLYTDIKRTLSLKSINSDYRTLALWPNYLAGAWHKLKPVIQQDHYAQASIQLLELARAAARALPLSISLSRDRIQELGEDTDEIVTMTDHFESLLPNLILNIALLEHDFQAGEDLASSPFPAPDRHVHKGGAV
- a CDS encoding VTT domain-containing protein — protein: MASEAADQLSINTVRRKRIVTVVRWLSILLILAALLMIVRLLPTGQAIEAMKGWIVELGIWGPVVLVLLYVVATVLFVPGTILTLAAGAMFGLITGTITVSIGSTLGASLAFLIARYGARNKIAAMADRNRSFGAIDRAIAEGGWKIVALLRLSPAIPFNVQNYLHGLTSIRFWPYVVTSWLAMLPGTFLYVYLGHITGAAVGAKRARTPAEWAMLGVGLLATVIVTVYITRLARSKLNEQMEDVSEDGESSAIVEDEPTRKGRDTARLRSTIILAAVSVVMVGAACYAYYSAETIERWLGGLFGPPRVEMKEAYADAPAGPSFDQSAFDTLLHQRVDADGWVDYDGLKTDEAKLDEYLDAVAAAPFDAMGRNDKLVLLINAYNAFTLKLIVEHLPIESIMDIPASDRWDAVRWNVGGHVWSLNQIEHEQIRPKFIEPRVHFALVCAAVGCPPLRNEAYIPSRLSQQLNEQSEYVHHQATWFQFDAQSNLLHLTKLYDWYGDDFAQVAGRAATFAARYSPELQQALERGSSPTVEWLPYDWKLNSLKHKQAR
- a CDS encoding NAD(P)H-dependent oxidoreductase, producing the protein MKPNDDNGRLPPSERPFRVLILSGSDRRQYNCPGVDSKSRMLMLRMADGLPPDWEIDLEDLGNVYGRARIQSCNACVSTSIALCCWPCNCYESNHKDEPDLMWDLDLYARLDLADAWAIIGPVNWYAPTSNLKLMFDRLVCMNGGNPQEDLIDHKDPEKARELEHSPEWHELSLNHLEGRTAAFFCYGDGGGDELESTGRPKILRHPEYFDPDEEPFEDMRHAYAPLVWQCRYGGVEVPENLWHYEEFGRGKKYSDNQAEHLAAEDRVLAEFDGWVSRFTLFVRNKDKVEPGRYRAYGYQAPGHRWADLKLKWRELRMRAGFPPSGSSPAKQQELGLNRDVTLRPELGEGEKLRE
- a CDS encoding methyltransferase domain-containing protein, whose amino-acid sequence is MPQREVTETTAPEEAVYQRYSAAAQQREESLCCPIEYAADFLSVVPQEIVERDYGCGDPTPFANEGETVLDLGSGGGKLCYILAQVVGKRGRVIGVDCNREMLGLARKYQQQVADRLGFSNVDFRYGLIQDLQLDLDLLGRDLEQHPVHDPASWLVLRNLEDRLRREQPMIPNDSMDCVVSNCVLNLVRQQDRRQLFAEIFRVLKRGGRAAISDIVSDEDVPETMQREPELWSGCISGAFREDKFLAAFEEAGFHGIEIVKRQRDPWRTVEGIEFRSVTVVAHKGKQGPCLERNQAVVYRGPFKKVEDDDGHVYLRGARMAVCDKTFHLLQCAPYAGQFDAIEPREAVCLTDAQPFDCRRSKLRDPRETKGTTYRETTESAGPCCGEDGPCC